Proteins encoded in a region of the Orcinus orca chromosome 8, mOrcOrc1.1, whole genome shotgun sequence genome:
- the LDHA gene encoding L-lactate dehydrogenase A chain isoform X1, with amino-acid sequence MATVKDQLIQNLLKEEHVPQNKITVVGVGAVGMACAISILMKDLADELALVDVIEDKLKGEMMDLQHGSLFLRTPKIVSGKDYSVTANSKLVIITAGARQQEGESRLNLVQRNVNIFKFIVPNIVKYSPHCKLLVVSNPVDILTYVAWKISGFPKNRVIGSGCNLDSARFRYLMGERLGVHPLSCHGWILGEHGDSSVPVWSGVNVAGVSLKNLHPELGTDADKEHWKAIHKQVVDSAYEVIKLKGYTSWAIGLSVADLAESIMKNLRRVHPISTMIKGLYGIKEDVFLSVPCILGQNGISDVVKVTLTPEEQACLKKSADTLWGIQKELQF; translated from the exons ATGGCAACTGTCAAGGATCAGCTGATTCAGAATCTTCTTAAGGAAGAACATGTCCCCCAGAATAAGATTACAGTGGTTGGTGTTGGTGCTGTTGGCATGGCCTGTGCCATCAGTATCTTAATGAAG gaCTTGGCAGATGAACTTGCTCTTGTTGATGTCATAGAAGACAAACTGAAGGGAGAGATGATGGATCTCCAACATGGCAGCCTTTTCCTTAGAACACCAAAAATCGTCTCTGGCAAAG ACTATAGTGTGACAGCAAACTCCAAGCTGGTTATTATCACAGCTGGGGCACGTCAGCAAGAGGGAGAAAGCCGTCTTAATTTGGTCCAACGTAATGTGAACATCTTTAAATTCATCGTTCCTAATATTGTAAAATACAGCCCACACTGCAAGTTGCTTGTTGTTTCCAATCCAG TGGATATCTTGACCTATGTGGCTTGGAAGATAAGCGGCTTTCCCAAAAACCGTGTTATTGGAAGCGGTTGCAATTTGGATTCAGCCCGGTTCCGTTACCTCATGGGGGAAAGGCTGGGAGTTCACCCATTAAGCTGTCATGGATGGATCCTTGGGGAGCATGGAGACTCTAGTG TGCCTGTATGGAGTGGAGTGAATGTTGCTGGTGTCTCCCTGAAGAATCTGCACCCCGAATTAGGCACTGATGCAGATAAGGAACATTGGAAAGCAATTCACAAACAGGTGGTTGACAG TGCTTATGAGGTGATCAAACTGAAAGGCTACACATCCTGGGCCATTGGACTATCTGTGGCAGATTTGGCAGAAAGTATAATGAAGAATCTTAGGCGGGTGCATCCGATTTCCACCATGATTAAG GGTTTGTATGGAATAAAAGAGGATGTCTTCCTTAGTGTTCCTTGCATCTTGGGACAGAATGGAATCTCAGATGTTGTGAAAGTGACTCTGACTCCTGAGGAACAGGCCTGTTTGAAGAAGAGTGCAGATACACTTTGGGGGATCCAGAAAGAGCTGCAGTTTTAA
- the LDHA gene encoding L-lactate dehydrogenase A chain isoform X2 yields MSEPSGGYTYTQTSIFFFHAKIPFGSKSNMATVKDQLIQNLLKEEHVPQNKITVVGVGAVGMACAISILMKDLADELALVDVIEDKLKGEMMDLQHGSLFLRTPKIVSGKDYSVTANSKLVIITAGARQQEGESRLNLVQRNVNIFKFIVPNIVKYSPHCKLLVVSNPVDILTYVAWKISGFPKNRVIGSGCNLDSARFRYLMGERLGVHPLSCHGWILGEHGDSSVPVWSGVNVAGVSLKNLHPELGTDADKEHWKAIHKQVVDSAYEVIKLKGYTSWAIGLSVADLAESIMKNLRRVHPISTMIKGLYGIKEDVFLSVPCILGQNGISDVVKVTLTPEEQACLKKSADTLWGIQKELQF; encoded by the exons ATGAGTGAGCCCTCAGGAGGCTATACTTACACCCAAAcgtcaatattttttttccacgCCAAG ATTCCTTTCGGTTCTAAGTCCAATATGGCAACTGTCAAGGATCAGCTGATTCAGAATCTTCTTAAGGAAGAACATGTCCCCCAGAATAAGATTACAGTGGTTGGTGTTGGTGCTGTTGGCATGGCCTGTGCCATCAGTATCTTAATGAAG gaCTTGGCAGATGAACTTGCTCTTGTTGATGTCATAGAAGACAAACTGAAGGGAGAGATGATGGATCTCCAACATGGCAGCCTTTTCCTTAGAACACCAAAAATCGTCTCTGGCAAAG ACTATAGTGTGACAGCAAACTCCAAGCTGGTTATTATCACAGCTGGGGCACGTCAGCAAGAGGGAGAAAGCCGTCTTAATTTGGTCCAACGTAATGTGAACATCTTTAAATTCATCGTTCCTAATATTGTAAAATACAGCCCACACTGCAAGTTGCTTGTTGTTTCCAATCCAG TGGATATCTTGACCTATGTGGCTTGGAAGATAAGCGGCTTTCCCAAAAACCGTGTTATTGGAAGCGGTTGCAATTTGGATTCAGCCCGGTTCCGTTACCTCATGGGGGAAAGGCTGGGAGTTCACCCATTAAGCTGTCATGGATGGATCCTTGGGGAGCATGGAGACTCTAGTG TGCCTGTATGGAGTGGAGTGAATGTTGCTGGTGTCTCCCTGAAGAATCTGCACCCCGAATTAGGCACTGATGCAGATAAGGAACATTGGAAAGCAATTCACAAACAGGTGGTTGACAG TGCTTATGAGGTGATCAAACTGAAAGGCTACACATCCTGGGCCATTGGACTATCTGTGGCAGATTTGGCAGAAAGTATAATGAAGAATCTTAGGCGGGTGCATCCGATTTCCACCATGATTAAG GGTTTGTATGGAATAAAAGAGGATGTCTTCCTTAGTGTTCCTTGCATCTTGGGACAGAATGGAATCTCAGATGTTGTGAAAGTGACTCTGACTCCTGAGGAACAGGCCTGTTTGAAGAAGAGTGCAGATACACTTTGGGGGATCCAGAAAGAGCTGCAGTTTTAA